In one Amaranthus tricolor cultivar Red isolate AtriRed21 chromosome 8, ASM2621246v1, whole genome shotgun sequence genomic region, the following are encoded:
- the LOC130820713 gene encoding uncharacterized protein LOC130820713 isoform X3, giving the protein MELRQLRLTMALYNSSHLSIISPSAPAKIPTFNNLNLRTPTLFLYPHRHNHSLPPILTLRANPPQKYIYPDPIPEFAEAETQKFKIELRKKLLEDEDAFGDEIDQVIDICAKLAQMMN; this is encoded by the exons ATGGAATTGCGCCAATTGCGTTTGACGATGGCTCTCTACAATTCATCCCACCTTTCTATCATCTCCCCAAGTGCTCCCGCCAAAATTCCAACATTCAATAATCTTAACCTACGCACACCTACTCTTTTCCTGTACCCTCATCGCCATAACCATTCTCTCCCTCCAATTCTTACTCTCCGAGCAAACCCACCCCAAAAATACATTTATCCTGATCCGATTCCAGAATTTGCTGAAGCT GAAACCCAgaagttcaaaattgaattaAGGAAGAAGTtattggaagatgaagatgctTTTGGTGATGAAATTGATCAAGTTATCGATATTTGCGCTAAG